The Scleropages formosus chromosome 15, fSclFor1.1, whole genome shotgun sequence genomic sequence TTTCTGAGACAAGGTTACATAAttcctgtttatttctggaCACTCTTGAGCAAACTCTGGAAGCACATTCTAGTTTATTTCGGTTTgcttttctaaataaaaaaaaaaaaaatgttgaggaCGTGAGAAGAACACGTTCGAAATAAAGTGCGGAGAGGCTGCTGCACTGAGATCTCCAAATCATACTAcaagaaatgttatttataaaCCTCTATAAAGATATCgatttcaaatttatttatagAGTCGACACCACTGTCCATAACTTTCAGTGTTACGTCTGTACCCTAAAATACTTAttgatttacccaattataaAGCCAGGCGATTTTTCCATGCATCAGCTAAGGTTAGGTACTGcgatcaagtgtactacagcaggaggtaagattCCTCAATTGTAAAGTGGTACctctaaacactatgccaccCGCTGTCTCCCAATAGGAAATGGGCATGTTCTATCTTCTGGAGACACATACGTGGTTGTCTACAAACACAATAAAGCCAACAAACTGGATTTGCAAAGCTGGAGAGCAATTACACAACTTTAGAAGTTAAGCACAGCTTAGATCCAAGTGGCTATTTGCCATTTTTGGCACTGCAGTCAAATACAGGATAAGCTACTTAGATTCCTTATTCGCTAAGAACTTGTCTGAGTTGGACTCAAAGAGCACAGCTCACGAACGGAACGCCCTGATAATCAGTCAGAAATAAACCACCTGAATTGCTGCGATTTTTGAACAGGTGTGCTTCGCTGTCCATCCCATCGCTGAGACTTTGCGAGGCATCGCACGTTAAACCGCAGGCTGTGCCGAGACATCGAAACCAAAACAAGGACACGTGACCACTTGCGAAACTGGTGCAGTGGATTACATTCACATTTCGTATTTGCAAACCACCCCACTAATGTGTAGTTTTGCGATtggggaaaggaggaaaaaaaaagggctaAAAATACTGGACATGTTCTTTTCtgactacaggtggtccccgatttacgatgtggttacgttccgcgaaacccatcataagcagaaaatattttacgttgaaaatgcatttaatacacgtaACCTAGCAAACATCATAGCTTAGCATACGTGTGaaggccattacgggcttgccgctgctgcccagcatcgcgagagattatcacaccgcatattgcttgcccaggaagaagaagaagaagaaaaaaaaatctaaattcaaaattcgaagtacagtttctactgaatgtctatcgccagctcaccatcgtaaagtcgaagaaaaaaatcacaagtcgaaCCGACGCTAAGTTAGCTAAGGTTACGCTAACTTCTTGCTGGAACCAACTGAAAAACCGTGATGCTACGAGACAGCATTGGCCTACTTCAAGCCTCTTGGGTGGAGTCAGATGGAGTATAATCCGATCTTCTGTCAAGTCAAATTTCTAATACTCAGTAAAATAAACACTCCCAATATCTAGACGACTGTTCGCTTTCTGCTGTGGCGGCGGACATTCCGTGGCCATCATGACCATGAAACTTGAAAAGAATCAAACTACAAATATCTGTATTTTGTGCAACAAACTCTTAACCGCATCACGTCCTTCACCCAAATCCTAAAACAGGTCTTGAGGAATGCATTAAAATTTTTGCACTTGTTCAGCAAGCTCAAGTCAACTGTGGTTGAGGTGAGAACAGGTCGTACACAAGGTTCAAGGGGCTTTAAGAAATGGAAGCAAAGAACTGGCAGGAACAGCACGTCCCAAAGTCCATGGTCATCACACCTGTACGAAAGCGACACTCTTGCATGTAAAATGAACCAGTCCTTGAGAGGTATGTACGGCCTCAGTTCATTGATTTTCCGAGCAACAAAAAGCCCCGGCAAGTTCAATCACCGATGGATATTCTTTTGCCGAGGAAAGGAAAGACATTCACGGCCATCGATATGCAACTTTCACACCTTTTAACTTTGCGGAGGCGGTTTTATGCAACAGGTTTCCCTCAGAAGTCATAATTCAAGGATCTGCAAGTCTGACTGCGGAAAACAGAGAAGCTGATCAGtcttacaggaaaaaaaaaaaaaaaaaaaaaaggtgataaGTTTAAGTAatagttttactgtattaactGTATTTGAGGTAGGGTACCACGTACTGTAATGCTACATGGCACTGTGGTCCATCAGTGGTCCAGCCATTGCCATATTGAGGTAGAGGCCTCGGTGTGAGACACTTCATTGCCCGCTATATCTAACATATAAATGTTTTACTTAAAGAAGCCACAAATATATTTAAGTAACTGGAACAAGGGAAATTTAATTGTTAATAAAGCATACAGGgccaatatttttcttaaattcccCGTACAGACTGATACAAAATTGATACAAGAACCAGTAGGaagaacaatatttttaaattagacaTCTGATACGGGTCGGTGGTTTGGAGAAGCAGGGACAAGTCCACATCTGAGCGCCACAATCTCCCCGGTGCTACAAACCAATGACACATGGTAGCAGGACCAGTGACCCGTACTATAATCCGAGACAGAGCTCAGTAGCGCCCCTAGTGGTAACATATATGGACAACCCGCTGGTCAGCACTGCAGTCAGTAGAGGAAGACACACTGACATCTACTTCAGGTGGCACAGACCACCACGGTATATTACTCTACAGGAATTTACTGCCACCCATCTCCCCAAAATATATCACCACCACACCGTTAGGATGCTGTCATTTCTTACCCAACGGGAAGATCATTTTGCTTAAGGTCGACGGGGAGCCCCTTTTTGCAGCTCTTCGGAATCACCGCCCTGAAGCTCCCTCCTTCGGCACCCAAGCAACCGTAGTGCTTGGAGCCACTGTTCGAACTGCAGGGTCACCCTCGTTTCCATGTAAGGCTGAAGAATCATGTGTTTAGACTATACCGCTGCACCAATAATCTATTGCTCCTCTGTTTTCTTGAGTTGCcataaaacatttcaatttaatagacttaaatttaaatttagacagaatcacacatctgcagctatgtttctttttcctaaggtaatgcacaaactgtattttctatgagatttacatcgctttggagaaaagcatctgctaaaggaataaatgtacatttttaatacacttGCCGTGAGCCATCTCctgggttatttttaattactgttgtTTTACTCTTGACGATCAACAGTTAGAAACCTAGCGTGACAACCACCCAACATTCTTCGGAATCCCACCAGGATATGTCACAGTCAGCAGTCAGAGCTGAGAATGCACTGGAATAACAAACGGACCTGTTTCAGGGAAGGAATGCAAAATCAGCccaagcataaggatctgatCCAGAGCGCGTTTGGGCATTGAACCAGGCGGCCTACTGTAAAGCATACCtctaacatttcatttaaaaaaggtaaatatcCAGAATCTCCTACGGTGCAAGCAGCTGGAAGGTAATAAACTTTAATGCTGCTGTGAAGTATCAGGTTTTATTTGTGTCACAATTGCTGTCACAATGCAAAAACACTATCATTTTATTAAGAACCTTATTACAAACTGTCAGATTTACATTATTAACTGTATGCGCAAAGGTTAGAATGATGCATGTGTAATGAATGTGTCCCCTACATCAGAGGTTACCTCTCCACCTGGTCAGTACAGGTGAACTGCAAGATAATAAGCATAAGAGCAATTTACTTTCAAATGTCCCCTTCTTGAACTAAAATGAATCATAAATCTTTTTAGTGTGTAAGAATAAGGGACATGAGAGCGAGTCGTGACAGTATCATGAGGAGACTGTCCCAACAGAAAGATTTTACAAGGATTTACAACAATTTAGATATGGTTATGAGAAAGAATCTGACCAGTGGTCCTACAGGACACCGCGGCTCAGGGCTGTGCCTTCTAATCTGAAGGTTCTTAGGTCTAATCCCACTCCTCCTAAGGTACCCTTAATCAAGCCAGGTATTTACTCGGTctctgatacagtaaaataccctcTCTTGAGTCTTGTACAAGAATCAGTCactgtaaaatttcatttcTCTGCGAGTGTAAACCAGCTTGGTCCATAAATGTCAGAGAAACAATGACGTCGGTTGGAAAAACAAAGATCTAAAGGGATTTTGCCACTTTTTTAATAAGATTTAAGAAATGCGTCCCTCCCAGAAAAAACTGCTTTATCCACAAATCGGTCGGACAGACACTTGTCAACAGGGCGgtacagcaaaatgaaaatgcagcagTACTTTTTTCCAGCAGGACAGGTTGGTTCCGAAAAGTCCCACGATCGAcgtggactgtgtgtgtgcggcgcGTGTTAAAGAACACCGAACCGATGATCATCTTACCTCTTGTCCGCCGCGCGCGTCGCCGCTTCCCGCCCGCCGGTACACGATACGTCCCCCCGCGGTCCGGATAATCTCCGCAACTGGATGGACAACGGTGCCGGTGCCGGTGccggatgggggggggggggggcgtgaggGTGGGGGATGTGCGCGCGACGCTTCCCTCGCGCCTCTGACGCGGCGCGACGCGTCCGTGCCAATGATTTCCGCGTCCCAGCGAGGACGACCGTTATCTTTCCACAGCAGGAAACCTgagcgcgggggggggggggggagtggagaGGGGAGGTGACCGCATCCAGCACGTCACAGGACGCGATGACGTGGTCCGgcagtgagcgagcgagcgagcgcgcgcgcagAACGCAGCGCTTTGCGCATGTACCCCAAAATTCCCAGCTAGGTGGCTTGCGCCGGCGTTTGCACGAATCGGTGTGAAGTTGACGAGTCCCCCGGTTAAAAGAAACCCCGCGGCTCTCCTTTCCTCACACGCACCGGACCGCCTTGCGCTTCCCAAACGCGGGCAGTTTCCACCCTTCGTACACCGTTCGGACACTGCGCCCCTCCCCTCACCCGGGGCTGACCCTGCCCACCTGCGCGAGCCCGGCGACTCTCCCTCCTCGTGGGGAACGCGATGTGCTTCCTCGCGCGCGGCGCAGCCCCGCTCCTGTGGCGGGAAAGGAAGGGAATCAGAGAACCACGAGCTGAGGCGCCGGAGTCAGTTTTtgcgctaaaaaaaaaaaaaaaatgcaaaaaatgtgcataatCCATAAGGACGTGATACTATGGCGGTCCACTTGACATGGCGAGGCGAGGCGGGTTTGGATTCCGATGAGGcaaaaatgaacacatggaCTGGAGGTTCTCACACGTCAGAACGGACTACCAAGAcactaaatattaataatatatttacacaaCCCAATatagcagtttttcattgtattggACCCTGTTATGTGTCTGATGGGTTTATTGTcgttaataaataatttcaaaataaatgctGCATAGTCCGTTAAAGTCAACAAATTtattaggtaaaaaaaaaaccctccataGAAAACTGTCAAAGTgcacagtaagaaaaaaaaaaaaacaaacaaatgcacgAGCTATAAATGCAAGTAATTAATGCAtccaaacactgaaaaatatttgacaGTTAAAACTGCAGTGACAGATGGGATATAAAGGAAATGAAATTGCTTTAGCATCACTATTAAGTCAAAACATCGTACAAACAAAATACTTCTCATTCTTTGTACAAGTTTTAAGTGCAAGGAGATTTTGTGCAAAAtctgtttttgaagaaaatatgtaTGCCATTGAGCTGCCGCACTgaggtttctttccacaggtcaCCAGTCCAGCTTCATGTCTTCTTTGCTCCACACATATTTTCCACCTCGTTTCAGGAACATCTTCTCGTCGAAGCCGCTGAACTGGATGGCGTTTTCCACGCCCACGTCAAGGATGGACTTCGAAGGGTCTTTCCTTCCTCCTCTACAGTCAAGAAAGCGCATCTACAGAAAAAATACCACGGTGGCAATTTGCATTTGATTCTTCAGACATGTCACTTGAAAAGCGGCAATAACCGCAATGAATGTTTCTGTGCAATAGTCTCATGACACATTACACTTCCAGTACGATGTGTAAAAATCCTTGATGACTGTGGATTAACATACACACTCTGAGCATATGCACATGTGAGTCAAAAGATCAGTTTTCTGAAACATAGTCATGATATACACTGTTACACTATTGGTGGGGGCATCCATAACTGGAATTTATGgacatggggtgccttgcgatggactggcatcccgtcctgggtgtgtcccctcccccttcggccttacgccccgtgttgccgggtaggctccggttccccgcggccccatatgggacgagcggttcagaaaatgtgtgtgtgtgtgtttataatatCACAGAATTGTTCATTGATTCTATAAGTGAGTTGACTTCACTAATGAGATAAAGGGCTCTGTCTATTCATAGAagtgcaaaagttttttttttttttttttttaatccatcaaATAAATTCGGTGCAGTATCATCACATTCTTCCTCCCAGACATGCTCATGTGAACGACTGAACTCATCACAATTTAAGCAGGTCTTTCAGGACCTGTAGCCCAACGAAAAGGAACGACTAGAAATGGAAAAGACTTTGAACTGAACGCGGgagaaaatgaaagcagaacAAACTCGACGCGAGGGCCTGCCTGGCAATCAGCACTTAAAGTAGGTCACCATTTCCATAATAAGAAATTATCTTTAAAAGGAATAACTTATAATAAAAAGAGACATGTTGAGTAACAGGGTAGCGCTACTTACATATTCATCGAGGATAAGGTAGGAATCTCTCATCTGGGAacagaaaaggtaaaataaatgaGATGATCAACAGGTGTTTTAAACGTGTAAAGCACTTTTGATAATTAAACAGTGTTTATTACATTATGATGCTTACAAAATTTACTGTcaaatgtttactgttttatagtttacaataaaatgtacacTATATAACTGTCTGTGCAGTGACTTTTGAATATTTGATAAATCTCCATTTCTTCATCAACAATTCCTCAGTGTATTCTGTATACTTAATAAAGTAACATGACAGCTTAATAAATATCGCAAGACAAATTTTCGTTCATTGTCATACCTTCAGATTGGATTCGGGGACCAGGCACTGGATTTCGGCGTGGCGGTCCAGGAAGGCCTGGAACTGCTCATCGTCGACGAcaaatttctcagcatccctgAGGGCACTTTCTCCAGCGTTCTCACCATCAATGATCAGACACTGGAACACCTGCGTATACAGGTGTAAAACACATCTCAATTCTCCTTCAACAACTCTTCCACAATGCATCCTGGATTACTGCAGCCGCAGGTGTCAATTATTACTTTCGTTTTGCACTAAACAACAAATTGCGCACACGTGAGATGTGGATCGTGTGACGTTGAGCGTGTGTGGCTGATCTATGTCACAGGGATGTTACCAGCATAATGTATTTACAAAATAAGAAAGCACTGAGAAGAGAGACTGGTTATGTAACGTTCAAAATTCAGGAAAGGAAACCATGGTTGTACATTTTAGCAAGGTAATTAGCTTGAATTTCTCCAGAGTATTTTTGGTTGGAAATGTGTTAAGGACCAAAGGAATCTGCTAAGCAAATGCAGTGTGTAATGTGATTAATTAAAGCATCCAAGCGCAGCAGAAGGCATCGTGCAGCGTACCTTCCAACGCACTGGGTTCAGCTGCCGGATGTTCTCCCTCATGTCCTCCTCCACGTTGAAGCTGCAGATGACGGAGTTGATTTTGAAAGCCACCTTGTACTGCCTGCACCAGCTGTGCACCTTAAACAGGTTGTCCAGGTGGCTTTTCCTGCCTTGGGTACGGCCGATCAGTTTGTTGGTGTCCTCGTCGAAGCTGTCACAGGAAATGGCAAGGATGTCGAGATACTTCCCTAAAGGATGAGAAAGGCTGGGGCTTTATTACACTGAGATGACTGGATACTGAAGCTGAACAGCTTGACAGCATTGCATTATAAGATTCTGaggaccatccatccatccatccatcattgtGTAATGTAGTGATCTGTAGATGAGTTGTCGTACTGGAAGTCAAGCCCCTTCAGGTTACGGAAATTTGGCTTCATGAGGAGTTTAATTTAATACCCAACATCTGGCTAACAAGGCAGTTCTTCTTATTTTTGAGGACCAAATGCAGATTTCGTGGACCTCCCTAAAACTAAGAAACATGACACAAAAGCCACCATATGGTCTTCAAACCCCAGTATTtactatttacatttgttacaaCCCCAATAACAACAGCCCCCGTTTGGACTTCCCAATCTCAGCatgttttttcagtgtgttttcattgctttcttttgtcttcacagtttttttttttttgtatttataaagtTTCACCTAATACATAAACAGGGGGTACCACATGAATGTGTTTTGTCTGTGAGTGTTTAAGTGCACAGTATGTAAACAGCAATCAGCTGTTAGACAGCAAATACAGTACTACAGAGTAACTAATTAAGTAAAACTACCTTGTTATGTTCATTATGTTAACTAATAAAGGAATTGTGAGCATATAAATGGGATTTGataacatttttggaaaaaactggtGCCAAATTTAGGGCTgaggaatgcataaaaattttaaCCATAGAAACTAAtagaaattacatattttatttattggaaTTCAACTTGGAAagattttttgcttttctccaaagcaacttagaattacttacccatttatacagctaggtaattttctTTGTAACGAGAGCAAtatttagagcaagtaccttacgcaagggtaatacagctgggaCTCAAACGTGCAACATgcgggtctaaaggcagtagcattcaccactgcactaccagctgtcttggGAAGAGACTGCTTTTTCAAGGCATGATATACTGCATATGCTTATAAATATTCATCTAAGCCATAGATATTTtatctgtgtaaaaaaaataataatgtcttTGGAGGGTAGACTAAAGGCGAAAGCATAAAAAAGTTCTCTAccttcactttcactttgctgCTGGCCATTGAACTCAACTTGTTGCACTATTAAGGCAATGTGGTCACCTGCAGTCTAGACCTGGTACTGCAGTGCTCACATGTCAAAGAGTATAAAACTGACAGGTGTAGtgtttgtataattattatCCTTCATCATTTATGTGTGTCTtgtgtccaaagcagcttacggtATTAGataactttacaatgatttgcccattcatacagtCCTGTATTAATTAAGGGCAAATCATCTCTGAGCCCTtcatcaagggttctacagcggGATTGGGAATCAAACCAACAATCTTGAGACGGTAAATCAACAGCCTCAGCCAAACATTAATAGATAAATTCCTAAATTAATTTAAGAGTCATATTTGATGTCCTGTACAGGCCCACTTACCATATTTCTTGAACCAGCCTTCTTTGATCATACTTCCATTGCTGACAATACTAACACTTGGCAGCTGAAGGTCTTGCTTGCAGTACTGGACCAGTTTTCCCAGGAATTCCCCACCTTCATGAAAGAAGGGCTCTCCACCAgagaagtttattttttccattcctgCAGATAGGATTACAGACCACATGATGTCAAAGTGAAAGCAAGGGATTTAAAACCTCATTCAGATCTGCTCAGCAAAGTGTTGGCAGGTTCAGTTCTTCCTGCCCTATACAGGCACGTATAATAAAGAACAGAACCACAACAGAAGTAGGGTAAAACTGTCAAACTAAAcatagaaaaaataatgaaaccatATCATATGACACATTATCatgacatttttcacagcacaaaaaGTTACCACATAACGATTACTccggaaaaaataataattataataacccAGCGAGCATCCACCCCTACTTAACAAAGTTGCTACAGACAGCCCAAACAATACCAACTACCGGAAAGTCCCCCTAaatcactcccagcccccctcccgCGCACCACGGTTTCGGGGCCACccccagaactccccagaattcccttcGCGGCAAACTGCgcataaacaataaaacaaccaatcGAAACAGAACATCAAACTATGTACAAATATAGACACTaataacaactatttacacggACCTATATATCATCTCTCCTCAGCGccgttacaataataataataataataataataataataaagtaaaaactgtACTTATTCTTCGACTACTACtacaaacattaataa encodes the following:
- the rsad2 gene encoding S-adenosylmethionine-dependent nucleotide dehydratase RSAD2 encodes the protein MLLSAQIQLAHFILLRCVSKLQSIFADMLGTACSWMGWLFSPRTRAAGHPGARAALAERDSRAAQRTPTPSSVNYHLTRKCNYKCGFCFHTAKTSFVLPIEEAKRGLQLLKEAGMEKINFSGGEPFFHEGGEFLGKLVQYCKQDLQLPSVSIVSNGSMIKEGWFKKYGKYLDILAISCDSFDEDTNKLIGRTQGRKSHLDNLFKVHSWCRQYKVAFKINSVICSFNVEEDMRENIRQLNPVRWKVFQCLIIDGENAGESALRDAEKFVVDDEQFQAFLDRHAEIQCLVPESNLKMRDSYLILDEYMRFLDCRGGRKDPSKSILDVGVENAIQFSGFDEKMFLKRGGKYVWSKEDMKLDW